From Solanum stenotomum isolate F172 chromosome 2, ASM1918654v1, whole genome shotgun sequence:
CTTTAGAGGAAATTTTGGatgcaagaaaaaaatatatttacaccAATACCCTTGCCAATCTCCTTTAATTACGACCTTACCCCCAAAAAGTAAGGTTGTGACTTGTGTCATTCGTGCCAAAATAGTGTcctgtcaaatatattttccgaaataaaataaaataaaaataattttatatgagAAAGCCTGTTTCTGATTTGCAGAAAGCATAAATATAATGCTGTTAAGTAGAAAAATTCACTATATTTGTCCTTTGTTGATAATCTTTATTTCAGTGATGTCCTTACCATTATCTAGAAGAGGgtttaagattatttttctttgtttatgcCTAAATTGGTGACCAGTGTTTgatacttttatttgtttatttctaTGTTTGATAcgcaactaaaaatatttatttatatgtaatttaataaaatattatattgtttgGATAGGAACATGGGGTTTTGGGTAGTATAAAATGGGATTAGTGATAAATTTCGATTATTCCACCTCTTTATAGCGTTGCGATATCTGTAGTTGTCAAGCGGTGCATTTTGTTCGACTGATTTCCCCACTTAGAAGTTCGTGTAATGGTTGAATTTGAGGATCCACAATTCCacatttcatattattttgagaattaaaGAGCTAATGATGGGGCGGATTGGGGTTAAGGGCACTCGGAGGATAGCTTTCTAATGTTTGATatgtaagtatttttttatttatttatatgtaatttaataaAACATTATTATGTTTGGATATGAAAATGGGGTTCAGGAATTACAACATGGGATTAGTAATCAATCTTGATTGTTCCGCCTCTTTGTAGCGTTACTACATCAGTAGTTGTCGAGCTGTTTCGCAATGTGTCTTACATTTattgattttgatgtatttatgtataatttgaaTATGTTGAACTTTAGTAGAAGTTAGAAATTAATTTACgtaaaactttttacaatcaAAAACTTTTTCCAAATTATATCCaagaaaattatacaaatatttatttaccgAGAAAGATTCTTGAGTTTTGGAACTATTCGTTTCTTCTTTAAATAAATTGATATAGTTTAAATCtcaaaaagttaaaaagtgtTACATAAATTTTGATCGGAGAAGCACAaatcatttattaaaatatcaaatcaaattaaaaatctaTACTGAGATGCTAGTAGTTGTAGCATagttttagaaatattttgtcCTGAGAGtaattattaaatttgtaatcgatcttttttaaaattattattaatattatgttTCTACTTTgaaacaaatataattttggTAGGTACTGTGTGTCGGATCACGGAAAATTTCCAGTAATAGAAATAAGTCTTCGCAGTGTCTATTTCTGCTCTGCGTTAAAGCTAAAATGCTGGAAATAATTGTACATCTTCAAACTTAGTTTTCCaagtttatcaaaaaaaaaaattgacctttGAAATCgtaaaattttgtatataaaaattgtgaaatttgagAAACAAATAGTACTATAATATTTGTAAAATAGAGTTGTATTTGGATATGAATACTAGTTAGACTATATTTTTGAATCTTATGAATAAATCAGAGTAAAATAGAGTTGTATTTGGATATGAATACTAGTTAGACTATAACAATTTTATATccaaataattttcatattttggaGGGTAATAGGTCACACACAAAGATTAAGTTTGTCACCATAAATTCCAGTCAAATTCAAAAGTGTATTTACACACAAAGATTAAGTTTGTCACCATAAATTCCAGTCAAATTCAAAAGTGTATTTACATTTTCCTCAATAAGATGTCTAACCTccatgaaacaaaaaaaattgggtaaATAATTGATGAAACTATGTATGcgcaatattattttttttgctagcTAAAGATATATCCgtagagataaaaaaaattgtgggacTCTACAGATTTTATTCAACCTTATTTGAGACTCTATAAGTGTGTATAATTTCAGTTAAGATTTTTGGAGGCTAATTCAccctaatttttaatttatgcaTATATGAAAGGTCATATATTTCTTTGAAAAGTTATCGAGAGTATCCCATAACTCGTCAGTATTCACACAGAGATAATGAAGACATCAAATATTGTACTCTATTTCTCAAAGAAATCTCgaatatttcataattttttggtATTCACAAAGAAATCACGAAGACATTAAATATTGTCTTTCTCAAAGAAATCTCAAAGTATTCCATAAACATTTGCTtattcataaacataagaatctcGAATATCCCGTGAACTCTTTGGATATTCATAAGGAGAACAAACAGATTTGTACTCGATATTCACATTGTTTTATCAAAGAAATtatacttcttcatattttatttgtaattacaatttatttttcaattactttaaaatttattgcaaacaatattattatcaaaatttcaaaactaaagcaaaatcaaataacataaaaaatacatattaatatGTGCATCATTATATTATTGATAATCCATATTCTTaagttaaatataatttgaaattatcttGACATCGATAAACAAATCAGCATTCAACCATCCACATTAGCCATTCACAAAAATTTgcacttcatttttttcatatataatcacttgatcaaaatatttttttaaaatattaatattaatttataaaattttatactaCTTGATTATAATATGTacctaattttaaattttgataatttatctTTATAAATTGAGATAATCTTAAATCTTTTTAATCTCAATAGACAGTTATCATTGAAACATCTACgttaacaactcataaaaaacTGCACTTTATTCTTGATGTATAAttacttacaaaaatatttttaaaatattattattaatttacataattttataCTACTTTAACtccacatacatacatgtacaATACACGTGCCgaaaaaactatttttcttaaaatatatgcAAAAGGCTAACTTTTACAACATCTAAGAATTCGAACTTTAAATTgatatgattatatatatgtctctgtcaaattatcttctcgagcaaattaacattttaaatctTATGGCATTCCAAAACCACTATACCAAATGAGAAATAAGACAAAATTCTCGAATTTTTTGGCATGGTAATATAATGTGACTTGAAATTTGGCACAAAATAGCTTACGTTTACGTTTTGGCATTTGATagcttcaataaaaaaaaaaaattaaaatatttggcattatatagttttttttttgtaaattagaTAACTAGCCGTTCTCTCTTCTACTAGAAAAATCTTGTTTCTTATAgagtatcattattattttctctactTTCATTAGCGATACCATGTTTGGGGGATTTTTCAACAGTCACCGATTTTTCAATTTCTATATGGACAATCAGCCAAGTAAAGCAAAGAAAGATCCGCGACAAAGTTATCCCCTctcttcatatttttatgtaCTGGTTGCTACAATATGTTGCTTATTTAACAAATTTTAGCACGATACatatgggctgatttatatgttgCACAAGTTATCCTTGTATATCATAGTGTATATATTATAATGTATAACTGATTATATATCAGTTATTTAATACTAGAATTTAAGAATGATATACAATATACATGTGttgatttttccttcaaaatgTGTATGCCTGTATAAATTATTCTTCATACATGTATATCAAACTATGTGAATTGATATTAATGGATAGATATTTAAGAATCaagaaataaggaaaaaaagtttTCCCTTCTTAGTAAATATACACTGAAAAGGCAGATATGGTATTTATGttacggaaaagggtcatattttcccttaatattatTAGAAAAGGGTTACATTTACACTTCGTCATattctttttttgatatatttgcccTTGTCATCCAACTTTGGACACATATTTGCTTTTAAATAGTTAAGTATAATGTCACcacttttattattatcttatgTGGCTggtagaatatatttttatgataattaaaagtttacttcctatttaatattttacttaaaaaaatcCACTCACCCAATTTGAAAACACGTTAACACTAACTCTAATATTCATCTTCTCATCACTTGACCCATCAAAACCATCACAAAGAACATCAATAGAAAGAGAACTTAGATTAAGagcaaatttaaattagatattaTACGTTCACAATAACTATAATGtcataaaataagaaaagcATTATATTGTTTCCAACcacaaaatatttgtttattccATCAAATCACCAAATACAATAAGATTCCAtcgaaatattttccaagtgaAAAGAATTGTCTCAACGAAGTCGCTTTCAACAATTGTCTATTCgcatttattttcttcaaacttGTCTTAGTACAAAGATTTCATGGATAATCCATACAAGCGTCTAGCGAGCATACATTTAacacaactttttaaaaaaaggacaaTTCGAGCATAAATTAATGTCCAAAAGCCAACTAAATTTAGAACCAAATCGTATTTATATAATGGTTaactttttttcactttaagATAAGTGTGAGTCCAAACAGCAAAGTGATGTTACGAAATGTAAAAGCCCAGAAAATATAAAGGACACaaatactatttaattaattaattgaactCAGATGACACATTATCACAAAAACAAAGTCCACCAGAAACAGAGATTTATGAACAACATACAACCCAATTAACCAAAAGTTCTTAGTTCTGGTTGACATGTCAAATAAGATCCTAGGGACATAAATTCCAGAACACTGGTCAAATCACATCAGAACCAAACCCCAACTACAAATAATGGATAAAAAGGGAAACACAATTAATGATGTAAATTGAGTTAGACCTAGCAAGTTACACCAATGCAATGCTGCTCTCACCACCTGGAGGCTTGCGAACCCCGCCATAGAAGTCTCGAGATTCTACTTTCCCATCTGCGAATATATTGCTTCCACTCATTTCTCGCAACTTTGCTGAACTCAGCTGCTTCTCAGCTGATGCTGGAGGATTATCTCCCTTGAAAATGTCATTTCCTGTGAGCTCTGCAAGTTTCTTTTCAGGAATCTTCTTGGCTGTCTTGACCACTTGTTCGTCACCAGACGAATCACCCTGACAAAAGACCAAGAAAAGATGAAGAACAAAAATGTGGCTGAGCATATTTTGCTGATAAATGGTGGAAGGAATCAGAAATCAGACGAGAGATGTTAAGCATAGGAGCATGAAACTGCTTGCTTCACCCATCCTCAGGATAAGCATAGTTATGCCAACATTTCTTAGAGAAAGCCTGATAACATGCACTGATACTCTCTCTAATTATAAGTTTGAAGACAAACGAGGTAACCAACAGTTTCTTGTGGAAGTGGAACCATTCAGATAGTCCACTAACACTAAGAATAGTTCTACTGGACGGGATCTGAATCCTGCAgatcttttcctatttcaacTGTTCTACTTCAGCTGCAATAGCTACTCTAAGAAGTATTGGGTAAACAGAATGTGGGATTATGCAGTTTATAGAGCGAACATAAAGAAATTGATAGATGTACATACATTAGTTGGTGCAGGTTCTCCAATGGTAATGCTTTCTCTTAATGCTAATGCACGAGCAGTAGATGGACGAGGTTGAATTTCAGGTGGGGGAGCAAAGATGTCATGTCCGACAAGCTCCTTGGTCTTTGCATCAGAAATTTGTTTCTTCAACTTCATCTCAGACTCACTTTCTAGAGTTCCACTTAGTTCCCTCTGTTTTGCCACTTCAGGGATAGTGACTGGCTTCTTTGGAGACACGGTGTCTTCATCACCAAACGAAATTTGACTTATACCAGATACAGCTTGCTGGGGACAAAAGGCACGTGTAAGAGTCCCGTCGTGAGGTTATATAGATCATATGGAGTCCATAGATGATTATTTGGTGCGATATGCACATAGGCTGCGAAGACCATTAATGATGAATTGATAAATACTTAGATACCATAAACTGGGAAGTGTACCTGATACATCCTTCTATTTGGGATGGGATTAGCACTGTCAGATTCTAAATTGCCATTTTCTCCATCAGCTACAAAAATACCACTACCCGTCATCTCCTTTAGTTTATAACCGGAACACGGTTTCCTGAGACAGTGCCAAACAGTTTCAGCTTATAGAATACAACTTAAGCAACAAATGACAAGTTGCAGCATTCCAATAATTCGTTACTCAAATATACCAGGACACATCAAGACACCATGATTATACAACAGCACGACAAAGAACATAAATCATGATCCACATATAATATGGAAGCAGGAAAAAAGTAGTTCTTGGAGGACCTCTGCAAAGGACATTTCAAAATAACAGAGGCGAAAAATACCTTTCATAGGACAAACTACCATGACTAACACAATCAAACATCTCGCTGATTGTCTAATAGTAAATGACTTAGTTAGTGTAATATCTGAATAACAAACTATGGAGATAAAGATATATCTATAAGATGCTGGAACTCGACTTTTACCAATTGCAACACACAGACTGTTGACTGCAGATCTGACTGCATGAACGAAATTGTTTGTCAAATAGACACAACTACTACAACACTTCATCCAAAACTAGTTAAGATCGACTATACAAATCATTATAAATCAATTCTACTCTATTTGAGACTTGTTAGCAAATTAATAGCAGGAccagaaaggaacaaaaaataaCAGAGAAAAATGCATTGTTGAAACCGTGAAGAATAAAtccaaaaaataagaagaaaacaaaccaaaaaagaaCAATCAAACAAATTCTCCGTACTATTATTGTTCATTGAAGCATTTAATGTCCTCTCGTATGCTCAGATaaataaacaaactaaaaaaatatacatacatCGAAAACAGAAAAGacaaaaactaataaataataatcGCAAAAGCTGAATCATTCACCTCTTGTTCAAACTCTCAACTTCTTCATCAGTCACTTGACCACCAAATACTACCTTTTGGATCCCATCGGATGGCTGCCATTTCtccagaaaaaaaataaatcaaaaaaggcgtaaaaaaaaatattctaatttttttcagaACAATCATTCTCACCTGACGAGACCGGGCAGCGGAAGCAGCAGAACCGATTGCCGGGGAATTTTCCGGCGGATTTTCCGACCAAGTGAGCAGATCTGCAGTGTTAGTGTGTGATTTTCGAACTGGAGTGCTTTTCTCCATACTTTTCCTTCTTGTGCTAACCACAAATgctacaaaaaaaatcaaaaaccaGAACAAaatcctcttcttctttgttttttttttctatctcaAAACTCTTCACCTCAGCTTCTGTCAATGGAAAGGAATAAATTAAGAGATCTAATAAGGACTGAATTagaaggttttttttttgttgcttttttgTAAGGGTGGGCTTTGTGCTTCCTTTGAATCTACTACTCTCTGCTTTTTTGCTTGCAGTGAGTGTTTGTTGGGACTTGGGAGCTACGATAGAtagagaaggagaaagagagagagaggaaaatGGGGAAATTAGGAACGTTACtatgtgtatgtgtgtgtgaataagagagagagagaggagagagagatTTATTCAgggtgttttaaatttttttgaatttttactcCGCCAGATttgttaataatttaattaatttttgggCGTGGGGAGTGggtagggggtggggggtgAAAGCATGTGCACAGCTTGGATAGGCACGTGTCGGTAGGTGggtccttattttattttattttattttttacaagaATGTCCTCCTACAATTTTACTTGAACACTTCCTATTTTACGCGATCTTAaaagttataaataaaatgtattatttatgctcattgtcttcttctttttcatttgaatCGAAGGtattttgaaaacattttttctatatacgttattttatctttttttcagATCTCAGTTGTAGAATTTTAATGTGAAATGTTATAATTGTTGCATCTTCTATTTATGTGCGTTATCTGTCGATAGTAAAATTGACAAtgaaatcatttattttttaaaaaagtcaaaGAATTAATTCAActtgatttataattttttaagtaatttgagatatgtatatatatatatatatatttattaaatatgataCCAGAGGGTaatcctttcttttctttttcctcttaTGGTTTTTTCTTCAAGATATTGCAAATTCAAGTTAGGTCATTTATTGCGCcacaattttttgaaatcttGTCTTGAGCTTTAAGTGATAGTAATCAATTAAAGATAAGATTGGGATTAAGGATTATAATCAATTAAGTTTAAAATATCACTTGTTAGTAGTACCATTTTGTCTATTTTAATGGGGAGGATGAGTGgttaagaaatatttaataatacaaaagaagatattttttaaaaatataccccctttgtccctaattacttgtccacttttccttttatagttgtccctaattacttgtccattttgacaaattaagaaaggacaaattctttttacctattatatcctcaattaaatagctaattactttgaaaaatgtagaatttttcatccacttcataattaataggggtaaaatgataaatttactatgtcattaattgatttcttaataggtgtgtcaattcaaaagtggataagtaattagggagAGAGAGTATAAAGCTTAGTTGGTATTAACACTAAACAAATGAATGCAAGAAAAAACATCATAACTTTCAAATTATTTACATAGAAGTTCttagaatttatagaaaattgaatatattagaatttatagaaaattgaatatattaagACAAAATTGTGTGAATTTATGCTTAGTAAGACTATTGATTAGGCTTCTCGAGGTTATGTTGGAACCTCCCGTCTACGAAGATGTTCATTTGAATTCTCGTTCgaaaatttcacttttatttaagattaaaaatatgagataatatttatgtatatgtaataaatttatatattcgaTGAAAGAAAGGAGTATTACATGTGAAGGGCATTTTGCGTCTCTATGAAGTATATAAGAATCtgctcttcttttcttttctagtGCTTTTATACATGATATGCTCATGTGACCTTGTTGTATGATTCATGTGACCCTAAAGTCACCAATTCTATCAATATCTATTGCACTCTAAGTTTTCCAATCTAGGTGGTCCCTTTTCAAattcttctaaattttttatgtatgaaaaaattAGAAGGGGAGGGGAGGTATCACCTAAGTGttgatatttatttcaattaccAAAATTGGGAAATTTAACTATTAAGAATCTT
This genomic window contains:
- the LOC125855318 gene encoding uncharacterized protein LOC125855318; protein product: MEKSTPVRKSHTNTADLLTWSENPPENSPAIGSAASAARSRQPSDGIQKVVFGGQVTDEEVESLNKRKPCSGYKLKEMTGSGIFVADGENGNLESDSANPIPNRRMYQQAVSGISQISFGDEDTVSPKKPVTIPEVAKQRELSGTLESESEMKLKKQISDAKTKELVGHDIFAPPPEIQPRPSTARALALRESITIGEPAPTNGDSSGDEQVVKTAKKIPEKKLAELTGNDIFKGDNPPASAEKQLSSAKLREMSGSNIFADGKVESRDFYGGVRKPPGGESSIALV